The following proteins are encoded in a genomic region of Danio rerio strain Tuebingen ecotype United States chromosome 16, GRCz12tu, whole genome shotgun sequence:
- the si:dkey-82o10.4 gene encoding uncharacterized protein LOC797793, whose product MQRLACLAARRELASLAIRWNRNILYPKHETLCQPWWHQRARAHAICVTSPERAWHHLRRRCAQFSGQQRRYNSKDADKKDSGRPVITVVGTPDPILWIRNKVILFLTELYFGLKFNVEFDNGVKQAAVHVSDLLSKGNFEELRSVMSREAVENIRKKCRALSETQKRQLAISLDDIIFVLPEDVSVFFDQRGFIRS is encoded by the exons ATGCAACGACTCGCGTGTTTGGCTGCACGTCGGGAACTCGCATCTCTTGCCATTCGGTGGAATAGGAATATTTTGTATCCTAAACACGAGACCCTTTGCCAACCGTGGTGGCATCAGCGCGCGCGCGCTCATGCCATCTGCGTGACCTCTCCAGAGCGCGCATGGCATCACCTGCGCAGACGGTGTGCGCAGTTCAGCGGTCAGCAGCGCAGATATAATAGTAAAGATGCAGACAAGAAGGACTCTGGGCGTCCTGTCATCACCGTGGTGGGCACACCAGACCCCATCCTGTGGATCAGGAATAAAGTCATCTTATTTTTAACCGAACTGTACTTTGGCTTGAAGTTCAATGTGGAGTTTGACAATGGTGTGAAACAG GCTGCGGTTCATGTGTCTGACTTGCTGTCCAAAGGCAACTTTGAGGAGTTGAGGAGTGTGATGTCCAGAGAG GCTGTGGAGAATATCAGAAAGAAGTGTAGAGCACTTTCAGAGACCCAAAAAAGACAGCTTGCCATTTCTCTTGACGACATTATATTTGTTCTGCCTGAGGATGTGTCTGTATTCTTTGACCAGAGAG